From the Halomonas sp. MCCC 1A13316 genome, the window GTGCCACCACTTCCACCTCCCACACGTCCCAGCCCTGGGGCACGCGAATCAGGGCACCCACTTCGACGTTCTTGCTGGTCTTGGCGCGCCCGCCGTTGTAGTGAACCTTGCCGCCTTCGATGGCCTTCTTGGCCAGGGCGCGAGTCTTGAAGAAGCGGGCGGCCCACAGCCACTTGTCGAGTCGTACGCTATCCAATCTCGCCTCCCTTCTCGCCGTGTGGTCCTGTGTCGCCGCGTACTTCCGAGGGTAGCTCCTCGGGCAGGATCGTGGCGAAGCGGTCCAGGGCAATGAACTCCTCCAGCTCTTTTTCCGGCCGCGTGCTGTCGGGTTGCTTGATGCCGAGCAGATGGCGGATGCCGTATTCCCGCGCACTCTCCAGCACATCGGAGTTGTCATCGATGAACAACGTCCGCGTCGGGTCGAAGGGCTCGACCTCCTGCAGAGCAAACCAGAACTCCTGGGCCTCCTTGGGCACGCCGAGATCGGCCGAGGAGACGATGGCATCCAGGTAGCCCTCGAGCCCGGTAAGCGGCAACTTGAGCTCCAGGCTCTCGCGGTCGGCATTGGTCGCCAGCACCACTCTGGGGTGCGCCTTTCTGAGCCACTTGAGGAAATCCAGCGCATCGCTGCGCAGGCCGATCAGGTGCTGAATCTCGCGCTTGAGGGCGACGATGTCCACCCCCAGTTCACGACTCCAGTAGGCCAGGCTGTACCAGTTGAGGGTGCCCCGCTCGCGCAGGATGCGCGCGCGGATCTGCTCCTGGCTGGCCTCGTCGAGGCGGTGCAGTTCGACGTAGCGTCGCGGCAGGTGCTCCAGCCAGAAATGGCTGTCGAAATGCAGGTCGAGCAGTGTGCCGTCCATGTCCAGCAGAACGGTATCGATGGCGCGCCAGTCGATCATGGCGACTCCCGGTGGCATCTGAGCGGTGGAAGGCGTGATATTGTACTCAATGGATACCATCGGCGCATTCCCGGCAGGTGCCGCGCTCG encodes:
- the hslR gene encoding ribosome-associated heat shock protein Hsp15 gives rise to the protein MDSVRLDKWLWAARFFKTRALAKKAIEGGKVHYNGGRAKTSKNVEVGALIRVPQGWDVWEVEVVALSDQRRGAPEARELYRETAESAERRERESEGRRLTNQAMQHPLKRPDKKQRREIQRFQRQQDE
- the yrfG gene encoding GMP/IMP nucleotidase, encoding MIDWRAIDTVLLDMDGTLLDLHFDSHFWLEHLPRRYVELHRLDEASQEQIRARILRERGTLNWYSLAYWSRELGVDIVALKREIQHLIGLRSDALDFLKWLRKAHPRVVLATNADRESLELKLPLTGLEGYLDAIVSSADLGVPKEAQEFWFALQEVEPFDPTRTLFIDDNSDVLESAREYGIRHLLGIKQPDSTRPEKELEEFIALDRFATILPEELPSEVRGDTGPHGEKGGEIG